CGATGACGAGTCCAGCAGGTAGCGCGCACCGCGGGCGTACATGCCCGAAAGCCCGGTGGGCCGGTAGAACCCGGTGACGCGGCGCCGGAACTGTGCGCCGAACTCGTTGGTGAAGATCACCGCGTCGCCGATCTTGAAGCGCAAGGGCTTGCCGTTCTCCGGTGCGAACGGCTGGAGTGCATCGTGCTGCGCGGTGATTTCGATGATGTAGTCGTGATGGCTGCTCATGGCATTGATCTCCTTCGATGATTGAGAAAGCGCAAGGAGCGCCTTGCGGCGCTCCAAGGGCGAAGTCAGACGACGATCCGCCCGGCCAGCCGCGCATCGCGCGCATAGGCGCTCAATTGCTTCTCGGCACGGAAAGACAGGTCGCGCTCGATCGGCAGGCCCAGCCCGCCGCGCACCGTCGCCAACTCGCCCAGGCTGACCCAGCCGATTTCCGGCTCCCCCAGGCCCAGGTCGCAAAGACCAAAGGCGTGGTCGTGGTCGTCGGGATCAATCTCGGTCAGCAGCCAGGTCGCGCCGGCGTCCGGCGTGAACAGCTTGACCACGGGGGCCGGATCGAAGTCCGCGCTCTCCAAGGATTCGTGGCCGTTGGCCAGCAGCACGATGCGCTGCTCGTCGGTGATGAGTGCGTTGTTCACGGTGAACTCCTGAAAGGTTGCCGGGCGGAATTGCCCGACCCTTCCGGGGCACGGCGCAGCGCAAGCAGTCAGGGGTCGCAGACGGCCGCCAGGACGCAAGCGCCATCGGCGCGCAGCCCTTGACGGCGAGAACGCCGTGGCACGATGAGGGGAACAGCAAGACCGCCTCCCTCGCACCTCCACGCACCCCGGCTTTGGGGAAAGTGCGTAGCACGCGCAGGCCCGTGAGGGCCGGAGTTGCGCCAACGGACGCAGCAAAAAGGGGCCGAAGCCCCCCCTTGGTCAAGTTAGATCGCGTTTGGCGAAGGACACAACGCTACATGCGTGGCCACCCTTGATGTAGGTCGTCCACGATCAGAAGGTGGTGGTGTCGGCCCTGGCCTGAATGTTCGCGCATATGCGGATGATCCGGCGGTAGATCCGGGTGGTCATGGGCGATATCCGATGGATCGCCGGCAGGCCAAAGCATTAGCGCAAGCACTACACCGGCGAGGCCAATCAACGACATAACGATGAAGGTTGATTGCAGTCCGAAGGCAGCACCGAAGCGTCCCGCCAGCGGGTAGCAGATCAGCCAGCAGGCATGTGACAGCGCAAACTGTGCAGCGAATAGCGCAGGCCGATCCTCGGCATGGGCGGAACGGCGCAGCAGCCGACCAGAAGGCGTTTGTGCCACGCTGTAGCCGAAACCGATCACCAGCCAAAGTGGAAGCAATAGAACATAAGACGGAATCAGCGCCCCGATGGCCGTACCGATAACCAGCACCGCCGCTCCCGTGACCATGACAGGTCGATCCGCTAATTTGTTGAGCAGCCCAGGCAGTGCAAATGCAGCGATCATCGAACCGCCCCCAAACGCCGCCAAAGCCCAAGCTACTTCTGCTTCGCCCAGGCCGAAGCGTGCCTTCACGATGACCACCGTATTCACTATCACCATCGCACCTGCTGCTGACACGGCGAGGCTAACTGCTAGAAGTCCCCGCAGCCGCGGCGTTGCAAGGTAGAGGCGAACGCCCCGCGTGGTGCGCTCCCAGATGCCGCGACGTGGGCCAGGTGTCGAGGCGGGCAACACCACGCTGACCACCAGCGCGGCCGAGACAAGGAAGCCAAGCACTGTCCCGGCAAACAGGTTGTGGAAGCTGATGATGGTCAGCAGCGCAGCCGCCAGCATCGGGGAAACAAGGCTTTCAAGGTCGTATGCCAGCCGCGAAAGCGACAGCGCCTTCGTATACTCATCTTCGTCCGGCAGGATGTCCGGGATCGTCGCCTGAAAGGTCGGCGTGAATCCGGCAGAGGCTGCCTGCAAGGCAAAGATCAAGAGATAGATTTGCCAGACCTCGGTGACGAATGGCAGACAGAGAGCCACGGCTGCCCGAACTAGGTCAAGGGCGACCAGCAGCGACCTACGCGGCAGACGGTCAGCGAACGCCTGAGCGATTGGGGCGATGCCAACATAAGCAAGCATCTTGATAGCCAGCGCCGTACCAAGCACCGCTCCGGCGTCCGCGCCCGCCAGTTCGTAGGCGAGCAGGCCCAGCGCCACTGTCATCAGGCCGGTGCCGACTAGCGCGATCACCTGCGCGGCGAACAGGTGGCGATAGGTTCGGTTTTTAAGGACAGCGAGCATCGGACGGCCTTAAAGAAGTTTGGCGAGTGCCTTCATTTCGCTCATGACGGAAGCGGCGTCATGGTCAAGGCAATGGTCGATGTGGTCGTGGATCAGAGCACGCTTTGCCGCAGTCACGGCGCTTTCCACCGCCGATAGCTGGCGGGCGATGTCAAGGCAGGGCTTCCCCATCTCGATCATGCCGACGACGTGCCGAAGGTGGCCTTCGGCACGCTTGAGACGCTTTATCAAATCGGGATGACTTGAGTGCTTGTGTGCTTCCGTCATGCAAGAACTATATCCCCCCAGGGGGGATATGTCGAGGCAAGGATGCTTGTTCACAAACCGAGTTACGCGCCGGACGTAGCAAAAAGGGGGCCGAAGCCCCCTTGGTCAGATCAGGCCGCGTTCGGCGAAGGACGTGGTGCTACTGCCTGCGACGATCACGTGATCCAGCGTGCGAACGTCCACCAGTGCCAGCGCCTGCCGAAGCTGCGAGGTCAGCGCCTTGTCGGCCGCGCTCGGCTCGGGGTTGCCGCTTGGATGATTGTGCGAAACGATGACCGCCGCCGCATTGAGCCGCAGTGCCTGCTTCACCACTTCGCGCGGATGCACCTCGGCCGCGTCGATCGTGCCGTGGAACATCTCCACGTAGTCGATCAGCCGATGGCGCGTATCGAGAAACAGGACGGCAAAGACTTCGTGCTCGAAGCCGGCCAGCTTGGCGCGCAGATAATCCTTGACTGCCGCCGGCGAACTGAACGATGCACCGCGCTGCATCTTCTGTTCGATGACCTGGCGCGCGGCTTCCAGAATCTGGTCAGCGTCCGCCGGCCGATAGCGCCCTCGGCCATCGCGCACCATCAGCGGGGTATCGAGAGAGAGTGTGAGTTGCGACATGATCGTGCTCCGGTTGCTCGGGCGGAATTGCCCGGAACCGGCACCGGCACGGCGCAGCGCAAGCAGTCAGGGGTCGCAGACGGCCGCCAGGACGCAAGCGCGCTCAAGCGCGCGCCGCCCTTGACGGCGAGAACGCCGTGATACGGTGAAGGGAACAGCAAGACCGCCCACACCCGCCCACTGCACACCCTCGGCTTTCGGGGCAAGCGGAGCGCGCAGGCCCGATAGGGCCGGAGGCGTCAGGGGTCAAAGCCGAATGGCCGTGACTCGGAACGAGGCGCGGGGCGCAGCCCGCGAACCCGACGGCGGAACGCCGGGACGCCCGGTTACTGCTGGAGTTTCTTGGGCTGCTTCGACGTGCGCGATTCCAGCAAGCGCCGCGTAGTCTCCAATTCCTTCTGCAACAGCTCGGCATCCGGCAGCACGGTACGGTAGTTCGCCGCCATCACCTTCGACGGCAAGCCTTCCAGCGCATACCACGCCAGCGCATGGCCCTTGTCGGCGCAGAGGATCAAACCCACGGGCGGGTTTTCATCGGGATAGGCCCAATGCTCCTTGGCGTAGTTGCAATACATGAGCATCTGGCCCACGTCGGCATGGGACAGGCTGCCCAGCTTCAAGTCGATGATGACCAGGCAGCGCAGTCGTCGGTGGAAAAACAGAAGATCCACCCGATACCAGGTCTGGTCGATGCGCAAGCGTCGCTGCCGCCCGACGAAGGTGAACCCTTCGCCCAGCTCCAGCAGAAAATCCTCCAGCCGCTGGATCAGCGCGGCCTCCAGATCGGATTCGGAATACTCGTCCTTGAGGTTCAGGAACTCCAGCACATAGGGGTCTTTGATCGCATCGTCCGGCCTGACGGCATCCTCGGGCCTCGGCGCTGCGCCCTTGACCAGCATTGCCGCTTTGTCCTTGGACAAGGCCGTGCGCTCGTAGAACTGGCTGCCGATCTGCCGGTCAAGCTGGCGCACGCTCCAGCCGCCGCGTAGCGCTTCGGCTTCGTAGAAGCGGCGGGCATGGTCGTCCTTGACCGACAGCAGGCGCACATAAGCCGACCACGGCAGCGGGAACACCTGCGCCAGCTCGGTCAGGGTGAATTTCCGAGACACTGTCTCGGAAATCTCGGCAGGTAGCTCGTCACCCGATTTCCGAGACAGTGCCTCGGAAATCACGGGCCGAGGGTATGCGGCGAAGAACCGCCGCATGTTCTCCAAATTGTCCGGGCTGAAACCGCGCCCGAAGCGCGCGGTCAGGTCAGCGGACAGCCGGGCAATCAACTGCTCGCCATATCCCGCACGCCGCTTGCCCTGTTGTTCGGCCTCCACGATACGGCGGCCAATCTCCCAATAGCTGGCCGTCATCAGCGCATTGACGCTGCGCGCCGCCGCCTGGCGCGCAGCGTCCAGCAGTTCCACGATGCCGCCGTGGATGCCGGCGTAGCCGGCAGGCAGGGCGGCGTCTTTGGATGCCTTGGGCGTCCGGGCGCTCATGCCGTGGCCTCCTGCGGCTGCTGCTGCCGCGCCCCGGTGATGGTCTGCCGCCGGGTCGCCACCAGTTCGGCGGCCTGGCGCACCGGATCGTCCTCGGTATGGACATAGCGCATGAACATCGCCACGGTCTTGTGCGCCGTCAGCGCCATGCCGACCTTGACCGGAATACCCGAATTGGCAATGTCGGTCGCGGAGCGGTGGCGAATGCCGTGGGTGCCGACCTTCGGCACGCCGGCATTGCGAAGGATGCGCCGCCACCCCTGATAGTAGGTGTGGGTGCTGAGGGGCTTGCGGTGGTCGATGATCGCCGGGCAGACATAGGGCGAATCGCCATAGCGGGGGGCGCTCGTCAGCCGCCGCTTGGCTTCCTCGCTCAAGGGCTTGGACATATCGCCAGTCTTGCTGTCCGGCCAGACCACCCGGCCATTGGGCAGGTCGAGCCAATCCCACTGCAACAGCAGGATTTCCGACATGCGCGCCGCGAACTCAAATTGCAGCCGGACGGCCAGCAAGAGGATGGGATGCTCCAAGTTCTCGGCCTCGGCCTTGTCCAGATAGGCGAACAGCTTGACCATCTGGTCATCGGTAATGAGCCGGGTCGAGCCTTTCTCCGGGTACTTGGGCACATGGCGGCACGGGTTGGAGCCGTCTAGCCGGTAGCCCCATAGCTCGGCCAGATTGAACATTTTGCGCACGAGCGACAGCACCCGGTTGGCCTGGGTGGGCGACTTCTCCATGCGCTTCATCAGCGCGGTAATGTCGTTGCGCGTGACTTCGTGGACCTTCTTGGTTCCAAAGGCCGGAATGACGAAGGTGTCGATCTGGTACTGGTAGCCGGCCTGGGTGCTCGGCTTGTTGTGCGGCTTGGAGTGGTCATCCATGAACCGGCCGCACAGTTCCTTGACCGTCGGGGCCTTGCGGGCATCCGCCTTGTCCAGTCCGGGGTCGCCGCCGCGCCGGACTTCGGCCAGCCAGTCTTGCGCCAGCGATCGGGCCTGTTCGACCGTCAGCTCCCCGAACTGGCCGAGCGACGGTTTGCGCCGCACGCCGGAGTTCGTGCGGTACTGAAGCATGAATACCTTGCGCCCGGTTGGTGTAACCTTGCACAAGAAACCCGGAACGAGCGTATCCCGGAGTTCCACGTCGCAGGTTTGCGCCTGTGCCGTGTCAACGACGGACTTGGTGAGTTTGATTTTCGCCATGAGGGTGCTCCTTAAAGGCCCCGATTCCAGGGGCCGGCTAGGAGCCAAGCGAAAGGGAACCGGGGCGGTTTGCATCGCGCACCGGGATATGATGGAAGGCATTGGTTAGCTGGAAAACCTGCTACAGCAAGCCCCATCCAACCCTATCGTTGCCCCGGTGCGGAAGCCATGCTCTGGCTTAAAATCTCTCATCCGAAAGGGTATGCGGGTTCGACCCCCGCTCCGGGCACCAGTCACCACGCGGCTTTCAGCCTTCCAGCTTCGTCCTGTCATGTGCATTGCTGATTTTTGCAATAGCGCGAGCGCTCCCGTCACACCGCAATCGAACGCAATTACCAGGCTGTTTTGACTGAAGTTCCTATCGAGCTTGCTGGCATTGCGCCACTTCTCTTTTTAAATGTCCAGAAAGTTAGTGCGCGCACAATTGTGTCTGCAGACACATATGGTGCTATGCTGAGTCCATGGAATTAATCGAGCAATTGCCATGACTGCGACTCTTCAGGCACCCGCGTTTAGCAAAGACCAGTGCGCCGCCGGCCTTCGAACGGCGGTGAACATTCTCGAAAAATGGCAGGCATCTACCGAGCAGGCCTGTCGGATACTGCGTATTTCCCGCAGTACTCACGCGCGGGCCAAGCTGCGTAATGCGGATTGGTCGGTCAGTCTGGATCCCGACCAGATGCAGCGCGTCAGTTTCATTCTCAACATCCATGCAGCACTGCGGCTGATCTTCGATAACCCGGAGAACACT
This DNA window, taken from Pseudomonas sp. FeN3W, encodes the following:
- a CDS encoding DUF2958 domain-containing protein; this encodes MNNALITDEQRIVLLANGHESLESADFDPAPVVKLFTPDAGATWLLTEIDPDDHDHAFGLCDLGLGEPEIGWVSLGELATVRGGLGLPIERDLSFRAEKQLSAYARDARLAGRIVV
- a CDS encoding MFS transporter; amino-acid sequence: MLAVLKNRTYRHLFAAQVIALVGTGLMTVALGLLAYELAGADAGAVLGTALAIKMLAYVGIAPIAQAFADRLPRRSLLVALDLVRAAVALCLPFVTEVWQIYLLIFALQAASAGFTPTFQATIPDILPDEDEYTKALSLSRLAYDLESLVSPMLAAALLTIISFHNLFAGTVLGFLVSAALVVSVVLPASTPGPRRGIWERTTRGVRLYLATPRLRGLLAVSLAVSAAGAMVIVNTVVIVKARFGLGEAEVAWALAAFGGGSMIAAFALPGLLNKLADRPVMVTGAAVLVIGTAIGALIPSYVLLLPLWLVIGFGYSVAQTPSGRLLRRSAHAEDRPALFAAQFALSHACWLICYPLAGRFGAAFGLQSTFIVMSLIGLAGVVLALMLWPAGDPSDIAHDHPDLPPDHPHMREHSGQGRHHHLLIVDDLHQGWPRM
- a CDS encoding metal-sensing transcriptional repressor is translated as MTEAHKHSSHPDLIKRLKRAEGHLRHVVGMIEMGKPCLDIARQLSAVESAVTAAKRALIHDHIDHCLDHDAASVMSEMKALAKLL
- the radC gene encoding DNA repair protein RadC; translation: MSQLTLSLDTPLMVRDGRGRYRPADADQILEAARQVIEQKMQRGASFSSPAAVKDYLRAKLAGFEHEVFAVLFLDTRHRLIDYVEMFHGTIDAAEVHPREVVKQALRLNAAAVIVSHNHPSGNPEPSAADKALTSQLRQALALVDVRTLDHVIVAGSSTTSFAERGLI
- a CDS encoding PDDEXK nuclease domain-containing protein — its product is MSARTPKASKDAALPAGYAGIHGGIVELLDAARQAAARSVNALMTASYWEIGRRIVEAEQQGKRRAGYGEQLIARLSADLTARFGRGFSPDNLENMRRFFAAYPRPVISEALSRKSGDELPAEISETVSRKFTLTELAQVFPLPWSAYVRLLSVKDDHARRFYEAEALRGGWSVRQLDRQIGSQFYERTALSKDKAAMLVKGAAPRPEDAVRPDDAIKDPYVLEFLNLKDEYSESDLEAALIQRLEDFLLELGEGFTFVGRQRRLRIDQTWYRVDLLFFHRRLRCLVIIDLKLGSLSHADVGQMLMYCNYAKEHWAYPDENPPVGLILCADKGHALAWYALEGLPSKVMAANYRTVLPDAELLQKELETTRRLLESRTSKQPKKLQQ
- a CDS encoding site-specific integrase produces the protein MAKIKLTKSVVDTAQAQTCDVELRDTLVPGFLCKVTPTGRKVFMLQYRTNSGVRRKPSLGQFGELTVEQARSLAQDWLAEVRRGGDPGLDKADARKAPTVKELCGRFMDDHSKPHNKPSTQAGYQYQIDTFVIPAFGTKKVHEVTRNDITALMKRMEKSPTQANRVLSLVRKMFNLAELWGYRLDGSNPCRHVPKYPEKGSTRLITDDQMVKLFAYLDKAEAENLEHPILLLAVRLQFEFAARMSEILLLQWDWLDLPNGRVVWPDSKTGDMSKPLSEEAKRRLTSAPRYGDSPYVCPAIIDHRKPLSTHTYYQGWRRILRNAGVPKVGTHGIRHRSATDIANSGIPVKVGMALTAHKTVAMFMRYVHTEDDPVRQAAELVATRRQTITGARQQQPQEATA